The following coding sequences are from one Frigoribacterium sp. Leaf415 window:
- a CDS encoding sigma-70 family RNA polymerase sigma factor: MTTTSVTTRNTTTATDDTEVEVLSQVRGASTDQVGDYLRHIGRMPLLDAAEETEIARRIEVGLFAGEKLKELQAADAVKKNRTKAHAEMLRDLRWLQHDGERAKDRMITANLRLVVSIAKRYTQRGLPFMDVIQEGNLGLVRAVEKFDYTQGYKFSTYATWWIRQAIARGLADKARAIRIPVHTVERINRISRAERDLTVDLGRAPTVDEVAEEVAMEVADLIELKSRSHEPVSIHTVVGDAEDSELGDFIEDEETPSPTQATESSLLNRDMHALVATLPEDEARVIRMRFGLDDDQPMTLDEISKRVHSSRQAVSRVESRARLRMFAKAVSQDLQLYLQ, translated from the coding sequence ATGACGACCACTTCCGTCACCACGCGCAACACCACCACAGCGACCGACGACACCGAGGTCGAGGTCCTGTCGCAGGTCCGAGGGGCCTCCACCGACCAGGTCGGCGACTACCTCCGCCACATCGGTCGCATGCCGCTGCTCGACGCAGCCGAAGAGACCGAGATCGCCCGCCGCATCGAGGTCGGCCTGTTCGCCGGCGAGAAGCTCAAAGAGCTGCAGGCGGCCGACGCGGTCAAGAAGAACCGCACCAAGGCCCACGCCGAGATGCTCCGCGACCTCCGCTGGCTGCAGCACGACGGCGAGCGTGCGAAGGACCGCATGATCACCGCGAACCTCCGCCTCGTCGTCAGCATCGCCAAGCGCTACACGCAGCGCGGTCTGCCCTTCATGGACGTCATCCAAGAGGGCAACCTCGGGCTGGTCCGTGCCGTCGAGAAGTTCGACTACACGCAGGGCTACAAGTTCTCGACCTACGCCACCTGGTGGATCCGTCAGGCCATCGCCCGCGGCCTCGCCGACAAGGCCCGTGCCATCCGCATCCCGGTGCACACGGTCGAGCGCATCAACCGCATCTCGCGGGCCGAGCGCGACCTGACCGTCGACCTGGGCCGTGCGCCCACCGTCGACGAGGTCGCCGAAGAGGTCGCCATGGAGGTCGCCGACCTCATCGAGCTCAAGTCGCGGTCGCACGAGCCGGTGTCGATCCACACCGTCGTCGGCGATGCCGAAGACAGCGAGCTGGGCGACTTCATCGAGGACGAAGAGACCCCGTCGCCCACGCAGGCCACCGAGAGCTCGCTGCTCAACCGCGACATGCACGCCCTCGTGGCGACGCTGCCCGAGGACGAGGCGCGCGTGATCCGCATGCGCTTCGGCCTCGACGACGACCAGCCGATGACCCTCGACGAGATCTCCAAGCGCGTCCACTCGTCGCGCCAGGCGGTGTCGCGGGTCGAGAGCCGTGCACGCCTCCGCATGTTCGCGAAGGCCGTCAGCCAGGACCTGCAGCTGTACCTGCAGTAG
- a CDS encoding PH domain-containing protein yields the protein MDRLDIPDAQWTRVSPRYVWPELIGYLVTGLIVAAATVPLWFIGEWWCYGITAVVVVVTVIVAALTPRRVRAIGYQLREDDLLLRKGILYLRVVAVPYGRMQLIDINRGPVVRALGLSDLKFVTAAAASAVTIPGVPADEAERLRDRLVELAESRRAGL from the coding sequence ATGGACCGACTCGACATCCCCGACGCGCAGTGGACCCGCGTCTCGCCCCGGTACGTCTGGCCCGAGCTGATCGGCTACCTCGTCACCGGGCTGATCGTGGCCGCCGCCACCGTCCCGCTCTGGTTCATCGGCGAGTGGTGGTGCTACGGGATCACCGCCGTCGTGGTCGTCGTCACCGTGATCGTGGCCGCCCTGACCCCGCGGCGCGTGCGGGCGATCGGCTACCAGCTGCGCGAGGACGACCTGCTGCTGCGCAAGGGCATCCTGTACCTGCGGGTCGTCGCCGTGCCCTACGGGCGCATGCAGCTCATCGACATCAACCGGGGCCCGGTCGTCCGGGCGCTCGGTCTCAGCGACCTCAAGTTCGTCACCGCCGCCGCCGCGTCGGCCGTGACGATCCCGGGCGTCCCCGCCGACGAGGCCGAGCGGCTGCGCGACCGCCTCGTCGAGCTGGCCGAATCGCGGCGGGCCGGCCTGTGA
- the folP gene encoding dihydropteroate synthase has translation MGVLNVTPDSFSDGGRHLDLDAALAHARVLVSRGADIVDVGGESTRPGAVRVEPADELRRVLPVVRELASEGVRVSIDTMNASTAAAALEAGAEIVNDVSGGLADGDMARVVAESGRTFVVMHWRGRLDGSGHAPAAASRDYDGDVVGTVADELAARVDDLVARGVDPSTIVLDPGLGFSKDALQSWQLLAHLDVLGRLGLPVLVAASRKRFLADLLPEGAPPVDRDPATAVISVLAAQADVWGVRVHDVAGTRAALDVLQAWTEAAAAPRRPARHA, from the coding sequence ATGGGCGTGCTCAACGTCACGCCCGACTCGTTCAGCGACGGCGGTCGCCATCTCGACCTCGACGCCGCTCTGGCCCACGCTCGCGTGCTCGTCTCGCGGGGGGCCGACATCGTCGACGTCGGCGGGGAGTCGACCCGGCCCGGTGCCGTCCGCGTCGAGCCCGCCGACGAGCTCCGTCGGGTGCTGCCGGTCGTCCGCGAACTGGCGTCCGAGGGGGTGCGCGTCAGCATCGACACGATGAACGCGTCGACCGCCGCCGCCGCGCTCGAGGCCGGTGCCGAGATCGTCAACGACGTGTCGGGCGGTCTCGCCGACGGTGACATGGCCCGGGTCGTCGCCGAGAGCGGCCGCACCTTCGTGGTCATGCACTGGCGCGGTCGGCTCGACGGCTCCGGGCACGCACCCGCCGCCGCGTCGCGTGACTACGACGGCGACGTCGTCGGCACCGTCGCCGACGAACTCGCCGCACGCGTGGACGACCTCGTGGCCCGGGGCGTGGACCCGTCGACGATCGTGCTCGACCCGGGACTCGGGTTCTCGAAGGACGCCCTGCAGAGCTGGCAGCTGCTCGCCCACCTCGACGTCCTCGGGCGGCTCGGCCTTCCCGTGCTCGTCGCCGCGTCGCGCAAGCGGTTCCTGGCCGACCTCCTGCCCGAGGGGGCGCCGCCCGTCGACCGCGACCCCGCGACCGCCGTGATCAGCGTGCTGGCGGCGCAGGCCGACGTCTGGGGCGTGCGCGTCCACGACGTCGCCGGCACCCGGGCCGCCCTCGACGTGCTGCAGGCGTGGACCGAGGCCGCCGCGGCTCCCCGACGACCGGCGAGGCACGCGTGA
- a CDS encoding Rossmann-like and DUF2520 domain-containing protein: MGIVGAGRVGPVLGAALAAAGHAIVGISAVSERSRDRAEAILPGVPVLTVPEIVERSELVLLAVPDDQLADLVQGLAATGTWQPGQLVVHTSPRHGLEVLRPALSSGAIPLAIHPALAFTGTTIDLVRLRDAWCAVTAPTPVQPIGQALVVEMGAEPVVVAEADRARYAEAIATATEFSAAIVAQSVGLLTELGLPEPGRLLAPLMRSAMDAALGEAGGAVGPGTIDMASFDDGPTAFGDPRA; this comes from the coding sequence GTGGGCATCGTCGGTGCCGGCCGCGTCGGGCCCGTGCTCGGCGCCGCACTCGCCGCCGCGGGTCACGCGATCGTCGGCATCTCGGCCGTGTCCGAGCGCAGCCGCGACCGGGCCGAGGCGATCCTGCCGGGCGTGCCCGTGCTGACCGTGCCCGAGATCGTCGAGCGCAGCGAACTCGTGCTGCTCGCCGTCCCCGACGACCAGCTCGCGGACCTCGTGCAGGGCCTCGCGGCGACGGGCACCTGGCAGCCCGGCCAGCTCGTCGTGCACACGTCGCCCCGTCACGGGCTCGAGGTGCTGCGGCCCGCCCTCTCGTCGGGGGCGATCCCGTTGGCGATCCACCCGGCCCTCGCCTTCACCGGCACGACCATCGACCTCGTCCGGCTGCGCGACGCCTGGTGTGCCGTCACCGCGCCGACCCCGGTCCAGCCGATCGGGCAGGCGCTCGTCGTCGAGATGGGTGCCGAGCCCGTCGTCGTCGCCGAGGCCGACCGGGCCCGCTACGCCGAGGCCATCGCGACGGCCACCGAGTTCTCGGCCGCGATCGTCGCCCAGTCGGTCGGACTGCTGACCGAGCTGGGCCTGCCCGAGCCCGGCCGCCTGCTCGCGCCGCTGATGCGGTCGGCCATGGACGCCGCCCTCGGCGAGGCCGGCGGCGCGGTCGGCCCCGGTACCATCGACATGGCCTCGTTCGACGACGGCCCCACCGCGTTCGGTGACCCGCGCGCCTGA
- a CDS encoding PH domain-containing protein → MSDPRTGADGGGGRPAPPDVAALTDGEWHRLHPATPLLKGGIALAAVLVILFNNAREYVVELFVPGGRRGDEGDPFGYVVDQGWLGLLLLAVVVVIALFVGGFWLSWRMHTFRVGDDVVEVRSGIVFRTNRRARLDRIQGINIQRPLLARVFGAAKLEVNQAGQDANVNLAYLRSASADDLRREILRRAGGAQQPHAPAPSAAGAPVDATAGGTGGATHAAAVAGTATPAAPGHPDAQAPHRQGFGGLVEQRANEFLAPELDPDEAPPQSVVALSPGRLIGSTVLSGYTLFLLAAVVAIVISVVTTGEWFLLFVLLPAVLGSGGFYVNRITKSLRYTIAGTRDGVRIGYGLFSTSNETLPPGRIHSVKVSQPLLWRPFGWWDVKINRASRSSTKGAAGQENTTILPVGDEDDVRRVLELILPELVGVAAVGVATEEARAGSSASADVPEAVASATGAPATGAATDAFSNDEAAPPALGGEVLGDATSVAGEAAPPAVRDAVEATTEHTLSLVEGGLRSSGTDGGFTVSPRRAAVLRWFSWRRNGFRTAPGALLLRKGAIWRQLVIVPLPRVQSVGLVQGPLRRRLRLATVHLHTVQGPIVAEIGALDQDDALGFFTTAGREAVAAAHADRTHRWSEETP, encoded by the coding sequence GTGAGCGACCCCCGCACCGGTGCGGACGGGGGCGGGGGCCGACCCGCGCCTCCGGACGTCGCCGCCCTCACCGACGGCGAGTGGCACCGCCTGCACCCGGCCACCCCGCTGCTCAAGGGCGGCATCGCGCTGGCCGCGGTGCTCGTCATCCTGTTCAACAACGCGCGCGAGTACGTCGTCGAGCTGTTCGTGCCCGGCGGCCGGCGGGGCGACGAGGGCGACCCGTTCGGCTACGTCGTCGACCAGGGCTGGCTCGGCCTGCTGCTGCTGGCCGTGGTCGTCGTCATCGCCCTGTTCGTCGGCGGGTTCTGGCTGTCGTGGCGCATGCACACGTTCCGGGTCGGCGACGACGTGGTCGAGGTGCGCAGCGGCATCGTGTTCCGCACCAACCGGCGGGCACGGCTCGACCGCATCCAGGGCATCAACATCCAGCGCCCGCTCCTCGCCCGCGTCTTCGGCGCCGCCAAGCTCGAGGTCAACCAGGCCGGGCAGGACGCCAACGTCAACCTCGCCTACCTGCGCTCGGCGTCGGCGGACGACCTGCGTCGCGAGATCCTGCGGCGCGCGGGTGGGGCGCAGCAGCCGCACGCACCGGCCCCGAGCGCGGCCGGTGCGCCGGTCGATGCGACGGCCGGGGGCACGGGCGGTGCGACCCACGCCGCCGCGGTCGCCGGGACCGCGACCCCAGCAGCTCCCGGGCACCCCGACGCCCAGGCCCCGCACCGGCAGGGCTTCGGCGGCCTCGTCGAGCAGCGCGCGAACGAGTTCCTCGCGCCCGAGCTCGACCCCGACGAGGCGCCGCCGCAGTCGGTCGTGGCCCTCTCGCCCGGCCGCCTGATCGGGTCGACCGTCCTGAGCGGCTACACGCTGTTCCTCCTGGCCGCCGTCGTGGCGATCGTGATCAGCGTGGTCACGACGGGCGAGTGGTTCCTACTCTTCGTGCTGCTGCCGGCCGTGCTGGGCTCGGGCGGGTTCTACGTCAACCGCATCACGAAATCGCTGCGCTACACGATCGCCGGCACGCGCGACGGGGTCCGCATCGGCTACGGCCTGTTCTCGACCTCGAACGAGACGCTGCCGCCCGGCCGCATCCACTCGGTCAAGGTCAGCCAACCGCTGCTCTGGCGCCCGTTCGGCTGGTGGGACGTCAAGATCAACCGCGCCTCGCGCTCGAGCACCAAGGGTGCCGCCGGGCAGGAGAACACGACGATCCTGCCGGTCGGCGACGAGGACGACGTCCGCCGCGTCCTCGAACTGATCCTGCCCGAGCTGGTCGGCGTGGCCGCCGTGGGCGTCGCCACCGAGGAGGCGCGGGCCGGGTCGAGCGCGTCGGCCGACGTCCCCGAGGCGGTCGCCTCCGCGACGGGCGCGCCTGCGACGGGCGCAGCCACGGACGCCTTCTCGAACGACGAGGCCGCGCCTCCTGCCCTCGGTGGCGAGGTGCTCGGGGACGCGACGTCCGTGGCCGGCGAGGCCGCGCCTCCTGCCGTCCGCGACGCCGTCGAGGCGACGACCGAGCACACCCTCTCGCTCGTCGAGGGCGGCCTGAGGTCGAGCGGCACCGACGGCGGGTTCACCGTGTCGCCGCGGCGGGCCGCCGTGCTGCGCTGGTTCTCGTGGCGCCGCAACGGATTCCGCACGGCGCCGGGCGCGCTGCTGCTGCGCAAGGGCGCGATCTGGCGTCAGCTCGTCATCGTGCCGCTGCCCCGGGTGCAGAGCGTCGGGCTCGTGCAGGGTCCGTTGCGCCGCCGGCTGCGGCTCGCGACCGTGCACCTGCACACCGTCCAGGGGCCGATCGTGGCCGAGATCGGCGCGCTCGACCAGGACGACGCCCTCGGCTTCTTCACGACCGCCGGCCGCGAGGCGGTCGCCGCCGCCCACGCCGACCGAACCCACCGCTGGAGCGAGGAGACCCCGTGA
- the lysS gene encoding lysine--tRNA ligase: MTAAPDPTTTPDDDAATAAREASEQKQVRLDKRARLLEAGVEAYPVGVPITDTIGAVRARYAELETDSRSGDVVGLAGRVVHARNTGKLCFAALQAGDGSRIQAMVSLAEVGEQRLSDWKELVDLGDHVFVKGEVISSRRGELSIMVSEWSIAAKAILPLPNLHSELSEETRVRQRYLDLIVRDQARATVRARAAAVSSLRRTFDSYEYLEVETPMLQTMHGGAAARPFQTHSNAFDTELYLRIAPELFLKRAVVGGIDRVFEINRNFRNEGADSTHSPEFAMVEAYQAYGDYDQMARLTQELVQNAAMAVSGSHLVTLADGTEYDLGGEWARVPMYESLSEAAGVEITPSTAVADLQALAATVDLVVPHETHGKLVEELWEHFVKPSLDRPTFVVDFPVDTSPLVRQHRSKPGVVEKWDLYVRGFELATAYSELVDPVIQRERFVEQAALSARGDAEAMRLDDDFLTALEHGMPPSGGMGMGIDRLLMAITGLGIRETILFPLVK, encoded by the coding sequence ATGACCGCCGCGCCCGACCCGACCACCACCCCCGACGACGACGCGGCCACCGCCGCGCGCGAGGCGTCGGAGCAGAAGCAGGTGCGGCTGGACAAGCGCGCCCGCCTGCTCGAGGCCGGCGTCGAGGCGTACCCGGTCGGCGTGCCGATCACCGACACGATCGGTGCGGTCCGCGCCCGGTACGCCGAGCTCGAGACCGACAGCCGCTCGGGCGACGTCGTCGGGCTCGCCGGCCGCGTCGTGCACGCCCGCAACACCGGCAAGCTCTGCTTCGCCGCGCTGCAGGCGGGCGACGGCAGCCGCATCCAGGCCATGGTCTCGCTCGCCGAGGTGGGCGAGCAGCGCCTCTCCGACTGGAAAGAACTGGTCGACCTGGGCGACCACGTCTTCGTGAAGGGCGAGGTCATCTCGTCGCGTCGCGGCGAGCTGTCGATCATGGTCAGCGAGTGGTCGATCGCGGCCAAGGCGATCCTGCCGCTGCCGAACCTGCACTCCGAGCTCAGCGAAGAGACGCGCGTGCGCCAGCGCTACCTCGACCTGATCGTGCGCGACCAGGCCCGTGCGACCGTCCGCGCCCGGGCCGCCGCGGTCTCGTCGCTGCGCCGCACCTTCGACTCGTACGAGTACCTCGAGGTCGAGACGCCCATGCTGCAGACGATGCACGGTGGCGCCGCGGCCCGGCCGTTCCAGACGCACAGCAACGCCTTCGACACCGAGCTCTACCTGCGCATCGCGCCCGAGCTGTTCCTCAAGCGGGCCGTCGTCGGCGGCATCGACCGCGTCTTCGAGATCAACCGCAACTTCCGCAACGAGGGCGCCGACTCGACGCACTCGCCCGAGTTCGCGATGGTCGAGGCGTACCAGGCCTACGGCGACTACGACCAGATGGCCCGCCTCACGCAAGAGCTCGTGCAGAACGCCGCCATGGCCGTCTCCGGCTCGCACCTCGTCACCCTGGCCGACGGCACCGAGTACGACCTCGGCGGCGAGTGGGCCCGCGTGCCGATGTACGAGTCGCTCAGCGAGGCGGCGGGCGTCGAGATCACGCCGTCGACCGCGGTCGCCGACCTGCAGGCGCTCGCCGCCACGGTCGACCTGGTCGTGCCGCACGAGACCCACGGCAAGCTCGTCGAAGAGCTCTGGGAGCACTTCGTCAAGCCGTCGCTCGACCGCCCGACCTTCGTGGTCGACTTCCCGGTCGACACGAGTCCGCTCGTCCGCCAGCACCGCTCGAAGCCCGGCGTCGTCGAGAAGTGGGACCTCTACGTCCGCGGCTTCGAGCTCGCCACCGCGTACTCCGAGCTGGTCGACCCGGTCATCCAGCGCGAGCGCTTCGTCGAGCAGGCCGCCCTCTCGGCCCGCGGCGACGCCGAGGCCATGCGCCTCGACGACGACTTCCTCACCGCGCTCGAGCACGGCATGCCGCCGAGCGGCGGCATGGGCATGGGCATCGACCGCCTGCTGATGGCGATCACGGGTCTCGGCATCCGCGAGACGATCCTCTTCCCGCTCGTCAAGTAG
- the folK gene encoding 2-amino-4-hydroxy-6-hydroxymethyldihydropteridine diphosphokinase — translation MSGPSASVSMGGPSVSVPRVRRAVIALGSNLGDRDTLLREAVRAVDETPGITVVAASAPVWSTAVTLDGLDPSKPTYLNAVLLADVTLDDDALLDALQAIEATHGRTRDVRWGDRTLDLDVVALDDERIDTERLQVPHPRAAERAFVLEPWLQLDPEARLAGAGRVADLASRLTERTRPVPGATSLLDPAPDASTDPATDLAPDRSPGAP, via the coding sequence GTGAGCGGCCCGAGCGCGAGCGTGAGCATGGGCGGCCCGAGCGTGAGCGTGCCGCGCGTCCGCCGTGCCGTGATCGCCCTCGGCTCGAACCTCGGCGACCGCGACACCCTGCTGCGCGAGGCCGTCCGGGCCGTCGACGAGACGCCCGGCATCACGGTGGTCGCCGCGTCGGCCCCCGTGTGGTCGACCGCCGTCACGCTCGACGGCCTCGATCCGAGCAAGCCGACCTACCTCAACGCCGTGCTGCTCGCCGACGTCACACTCGACGACGACGCCCTGCTCGACGCGCTGCAGGCGATCGAGGCCACGCACGGTCGGACCCGCGACGTCCGGTGGGGTGACCGGACCCTCGACCTCGACGTCGTCGCCCTCGACGACGAGCGCATCGACACCGAGCGCCTCCAGGTGCCGCACCCCCGCGCCGCCGAGCGCGCGTTCGTGCTCGAGCCCTGGCTCCAGCTGGACCCGGAGGCGCGGCTCGCCGGGGCAGGGCGGGTCGCCGACCTCGCGTCCCGGCTCACCGAGCGCACCCGTCCCGTGCCGGGGGCGACCTCGCTGCTCGACCCGGCGCCGGACGCCTCGACCGACCCCGCCACCGACCTCGCCCCCGACCGCAGCCCAGGAGCCCCGTGA
- the folB gene encoding dihydroneopterin aldolase codes for MSGGEPGPVGATGPVGATGPADVPVLRARGLDVLRLSGVRATGHHGVFDHERRDGQEFVVDVVVHLDTTPAASGDDLGETVHYGVLAEELVAAVERDPVDLIETLAERLAGVVLAHRAAVATEVTVHKPGAPITVPFGDVSITISRERA; via the coding sequence GTGAGCGGCGGCGAGCCCGGGCCCGTCGGTGCGACCGGTCCCGTCGGTGCGACCGGTCCGGCCGACGTGCCGGTCCTCCGCGCCCGTGGGCTCGACGTGCTGCGTCTCAGCGGCGTGCGGGCGACCGGCCACCACGGCGTCTTCGACCACGAGCGCCGCGACGGGCAGGAGTTCGTCGTCGACGTCGTCGTGCACCTCGACACCACGCCCGCGGCGTCCGGCGACGACCTCGGCGAGACGGTGCACTACGGCGTGCTGGCCGAAGAGCTCGTGGCCGCCGTCGAACGCGACCCGGTCGACCTGATCGAGACCCTCGCCGAGCGCCTCGCCGGCGTCGTCCTCGCACACCGAGCGGCCGTCGCCACCGAGGTCACCGTGCACAAGCCGGGTGCCCCCATCACCGTGCCGTTCGGCGACGTGTCGATCACGATCAGCCGGGAGCGCGCGTGA
- a CDS encoding DUF3180 domain-containing protein, with product MKHTRPSTLVGLIIVAVAAGFVLDSVLVAMRQPSIVLPVALGLVLLGIGGVVVSMAVPVHRVATGSSKERVDPYYATRVLLLAKASSLAGALFGGFAGGVLLFVLSRGVGVAVGSLVPAIVAVVGGAGLLVAGIVAERMCTVPPADDEHGQGPGTQAV from the coding sequence GTGAAGCACACCCGCCCCTCCACCCTGGTCGGCCTGATCATCGTGGCCGTGGCCGCCGGCTTCGTCCTCGACTCGGTGCTGGTCGCCATGCGTCAGCCGTCGATCGTGCTGCCCGTCGCGCTCGGCCTCGTGCTGCTCGGCATCGGCGGTGTCGTCGTCTCGATGGCCGTGCCCGTGCACCGCGTCGCGACCGGGTCGAGCAAGGAGCGTGTCGACCCCTACTACGCGACGCGCGTGCTGCTGCTGGCCAAGGCGAGCAGCCTGGCCGGTGCTCTGTTCGGCGGCTTCGCCGGGGGAGTCCTGCTGTTCGTCCTCTCCCGTGGCGTGGGGGTCGCTGTAGGCTCGCTCGTGCCCGCGATCGTCGCCGTCGTCGGCGGTGCGGGGCTGCTCGTGGCCGGCATCGTCGCCGAACGCATGTGCACCGTCCCGCCCGCCGACGACGAGCACGGCCAGGGCCCGGGGACGCAAGCGGTCTGA